In uncultured Ilyobacter sp., a genomic segment contains:
- the nifK gene encoding nitrogenase molybdenum-iron protein subunit beta has translation MLDFTPKEIKERKALVINPAKTCQPIGAMYAALGINGCMPHSHGSQGCCSFHRMHLTRHFRDPIVATTSSFTEGASVFGGGSNLKTSLKNIFAIYDPKIVAVHTTCLSETIGDDLNTIISEAAPNIPEGKLVIHTSTPSYVGSHITGFSNMVKSTIDLLAEGEGKGANGKINVIPGFVNPGDMSEIKELLEKMDVPFTMLPDTSGVVDSPMTSKYEMYPEGGTKIEDIKDAGNAKATLALGTFASEAGAVALDNKCKVPATAMKMPLGIKATDEFLMEVSKITGKAVPWEIEKVRGQVVDIMVDTHHHFHGKKVGIFGDPDHVIAMTEFVLSLGMVPKFMLTGTPGKAFDKQIEKILDDAGVNKEETKYMSKGDLFLFHQWLKNEPVDLIIGNTYGKYIARAEDTPLVRFGFPVLDRSVHSYLPTVGYKGAMRLIEKISDALLDREDRDAEDKDLELVM, from the coding sequence ATGCTAGATTTTACACCTAAAGAGATAAAAGAAAGAAAAGCGCTGGTTATTAACCCTGCAAAAACATGTCAACCTATAGGAGCGATGTACGCCGCCTTAGGGATAAACGGATGTATGCCACACAGTCATGGTTCTCAAGGTTGCTGCTCATTCCACAGAATGCACCTTACCAGACACTTTAGAGATCCTATCGTAGCAACAACAAGTTCATTTACAGAGGGAGCTTCTGTATTTGGTGGGGGATCTAACTTAAAGACATCATTAAAAAATATATTTGCAATATATGATCCAAAGATCGTAGCAGTACACACAACTTGTCTTAGTGAGACTATCGGTGATGACCTTAATACAATAATCAGTGAGGCTGCACCAAATATTCCTGAAGGGAAATTGGTAATTCATACTAGTACACCAAGTTACGTAGGTTCTCATATTACTGGATTTTCAAATATGGTTAAATCAACAATAGATCTTTTGGCAGAAGGTGAAGGCAAGGGAGCTAACGGGAAGATAAATGTCATACCAGGTTTTGTAAATCCTGGAGATATGAGTGAGATAAAGGAACTTCTTGAGAAAATGGATGTTCCATTCACGATGCTTCCTGATACAAGTGGAGTAGTAGATTCTCCTATGACATCAAAATATGAGATGTACCCAGAGGGCGGAACAAAAATAGAGGATATTAAGGATGCTGGAAATGCAAAGGCAACTTTAGCCCTTGGAACTTTTGCATCAGAAGCTGGTGCAGTTGCACTTGATAATAAATGCAAAGTACCTGCTACAGCTATGAAAATGCCTCTAGGGATAAAGGCGACAGATGAATTTTTAATGGAAGTTTCAAAAATCACAGGGAAAGCAGTTCCTTGGGAAATAGAAAAAGTAAGAGGTCAGGTAGTGGATATAATGGTTGATACTCACCATCACTTCCACGGTAAAAAAGTGGGTATTTTCGGAGACCCTGACCATGTAATCGCAATGACTGAATTTGTACTTAGTTTAGGAATGGTACCTAAATTCATGCTAACTGGAACACCTGGAAAAGCTTTTGATAAACAGATAGAAAAGATATTAGACGATGCAGGTGTCAATAAAGAAGAAACTAAATACATGAGTAAAGGAGACTTATTCCTTTTCCATCAATGGCTAAAAAATGAGCCTGTAGACCTTATCATAGGTAACACATACGGTAAGTACATAGCAAGAGCAGAGGATACTCCTTTAGTAAGATTTGGATTCCCTGTACTTGACAGATCGGTACACTCATATCTTCCAACTGTAGGTTATAAAGGTGCAATGAGACTTATCGAAAAAATAAGTGATGCCTTACTTGACAGAGAAGACAGAGATGCAGAAGACAAAGATTTAGAACTTGTAATGTAA
- the nifD gene encoding nitrogenase molybdenum-iron protein alpha chain, with the protein METKDKIQQMLDAYPAKTMKNRRKHIFIKDSLQGEQHIEADTRTVPGTMTNRGCCYAGCKGVVLGPLKDMVHVVHGPIGCSYYTWGTRRNKADADDDGKNFINYVFSTDMQESDIVFGGEPKLEKACMEAYEIFKPNAMTISSTCPVGLIGDDVHAVARRVQEKTGMTTFAVSCEGYKGVSQSAGHHIANNKLMTEVIGKGEKEVEGKFKVNILGEYNIGGDGWEIGRILDKIGYTVISVMTGDGSYETLKNANQADLNLIQCHRSINYIAEMIETKYGAPWMKVNFIGVESTVQSLRDMAKYFGDEELAEKTEEVIKEELKEIKDVIAEYREQCKGKTAFLFVGGSRAHHYQNLLAEIGIETVAAGYEFGHRDDYEGRKVIPTIKTNADNKNIESITVEKDEKNYKVYLSPEKYEELKKEIPLGEYKGMISDMKDGSIVIDDLNHYETEAIVEMLKPDLFCSGIKDKYIAHKMGIFAKQLHSYDYSGPYAGFKGAVIFAKDVSAGLNTPTWGYITPPWKISPLLEGELGGEGTC; encoded by the coding sequence ATGGAGACGAAAGATAAGATTCAACAGATGCTGGATGCTTACCCGGCGAAGACCATGAAAAACAGAAGAAAACATATATTTATAAAGGACTCCCTACAAGGCGAGCAGCATATAGAGGCTGATACAAGAACTGTACCAGGTACAATGACAAACAGAGGTTGTTGTTATGCAGGTTGTAAAGGGGTTGTTCTAGGACCGCTAAAGGATATGGTTCATGTGGTTCACGGACCTATAGGATGTTCTTACTATACATGGGGTACAAGAAGAAACAAGGCAGATGCTGATGATGATGGTAAAAACTTCATAAACTATGTTTTCTCAACAGATATGCAAGAGAGTGATATCGTATTTGGTGGAGAACCAAAACTTGAAAAAGCCTGTATGGAAGCTTATGAGATCTTTAAGCCAAACGCTATGACAATATCGTCCACATGTCCAGTGGGACTTATAGGTGATGACGTTCACGCAGTAGCAAGAAGAGTGCAGGAAAAAACAGGTATGACTACATTTGCAGTAAGTTGTGAAGGATATAAGGGTGTAAGTCAGTCTGCAGGTCACCATATTGCCAACAATAAACTTATGACAGAAGTTATAGGTAAAGGTGAAAAAGAAGTAGAAGGTAAATTCAAAGTTAATATTTTAGGGGAATACAACATAGGTGGAGATGGATGGGAAATCGGAAGAATCCTAGACAAAATCGGATATACAGTTATCAGTGTTATGACTGGTGACGGTAGTTATGAGACTCTAAAAAATGCCAACCAGGCAGACTTAAACCTTATCCAGTGCCACAGATCAATAAACTATATAGCTGAAATGATCGAAACTAAATATGGTGCACCTTGGATGAAGGTTAACTTTATAGGAGTAGAAAGTACAGTTCAAAGCCTTAGGGATATGGCTAAATACTTCGGAGATGAAGAACTCGCTGAAAAAACAGAAGAGGTCATCAAAGAGGAACTTAAAGAGATAAAAGATGTTATAGCTGAATACAGAGAGCAGTGTAAAGGTAAAACAGCATTCTTATTTGTTGGAGGTTCTAGAGCACACCATTACCAAAACCTATTAGCTGAAATTGGTATAGAAACTGTTGCAGCGGGATATGAGTTTGGACACAGAGATGACTATGAAGGTAGAAAAGTTATACCAACAATTAAGACTAACGCTGATAACAAAAATATCGAGAGTATAACAGTGGAAAAAGATGAGAAAAACTATAAAGTATACCTTTCTCCAGAGAAATATGAGGAACTTAAAAAAGAGATACCTCTAGGAGAATACAAGGGTATGATAAGCGATATGAAAGATGGTTCTATCGTAATCGATGACTTGAACCACTATGAAACAGAGGCTATTGTAGAGATGCTTAAACCAGACTTATTCTGTTCTGGTATCAAGGACAAATATATAGCTCATAAGATGGGGATATTCGCAAAACAGCTACACTCTTATGACTACAGCGGACCTTATGCAGGATTTAAAGGTGCAGTTATATTTGCAAAGGATGTTTCAGCAGGATTAAACACACCAACTTGGGGTTATATAACTCCACCTTGGAAAATCTCTCCATTATTAGAAGGAGAACTAGGAGGTGAAGGTACATGCTAG
- a CDS encoding P-II family nitrogen regulator produces the protein MKEVMAVIRISMINQTKQALLLAGIDSITARTVKGRGKKKVGYELLKDIETESDVTPALADAVAESHRLINKRLLTIIVPEEKVKTAVDTIISVNKTGNPGDGKIFVLPVEESYRVRTGETGEEAL, from the coding sequence ATGAAAGAAGTTATGGCAGTAATTCGAATAAGTATGATCAACCAAACAAAGCAAGCCCTATTGCTAGCCGGGATTGATTCTATAACAGCCCGTACAGTAAAGGGGAGAGGTAAAAAGAAGGTTGGCTATGAGCTTTTAAAAGATATCGAAACTGAGAGTGATGTGACACCGGCACTAGCAGATGCAGTGGCAGAATCTCACAGGCTTATAAATAAAAGACTTTTAACTATTATAGTACCTGAAGAAAAAGTGAAAACAGCAGTAGACACTATTATATCTGTAAATAAGACAGGAAATCCAGGAGACGGAAAAATATTTGTGCTGCCTGTAGAAGAGTCTTACAGAGTTAGAACTGGAGAAACAGGGGAAGAAGCACTTTAA
- a CDS encoding P-II family nitrogen regulator: MKMIRAIVRPEKVTEVLAELNDAGFPAVTKIEVVGRGKQRGVKVGDVHYDQLPKELIILVVKDEIDKADAISVIMKTAKTSNSGAFGDGKIFVSDVEEAYTISSASNTL, translated from the coding sequence ATGAAAATGATAAGAGCGATTGTTAGACCTGAAAAAGTTACTGAAGTACTAGCAGAATTAAATGATGCAGGATTTCCGGCGGTAACTAAAATAGAAGTAGTTGGTAGAGGTAAGCAAAGAGGTGTAAAAGTTGGAGATGTACATTATGATCAACTGCCAAAAGAGCTTATTATATTGGTTGTAAAAGATGAAATTGATAAGGCCGACGCTATCAGTGTAATTATGAAGACAGCAAAAACATCAAATTCAGGAGCCTTTGGTGACGGTAAAATATTTGTAAGTGATGTTGAAGAGGCTTATACAATCAGTAGTGCTTCTAACACTCTTTAA
- the nifH gene encoding nitrogenase iron protein has product MAEEKKLRQLAIYGKGGIGKSTTTQNTVGALMEMGKHIMVVGCDPKADSTRLLLGGLAQKTVLDTLREEGEDIELDDILKDGFKGVKCVESGGPQPGVGCAGRGIITSISMLEQLGAYTPELDYVFYDVLGDVVCGGFAMPIREGKAEEVYIVASGEYMALYAANNIAKSIAQYGKQGKTRLGGIICNSRKVDKELELLTEFAGKLGSQMIHFVPRDNVVQRAEIHKNVVVNYEPECQQADEYRQLAKNIDENEMLVIPTPLTTDELESLMMDYGFMEV; this is encoded by the coding sequence ATGGCAGAAGAAAAAAAATTAAGACAGTTGGCTATCTATGGTAAGGGTGGAATCGGTAAATCTACTACTACTCAAAACACAGTTGGGGCATTGATGGAAATGGGTAAACATATCATGGTAGTAGGATGTGACCCTAAGGCAGATTCTACTAGACTTCTTCTTGGAGGACTTGCACAAAAGACAGTTCTAGATACTCTTAGAGAAGAGGGAGAAGATATCGAATTAGATGACATCCTAAAAGATGGATTCAAAGGGGTAAAATGTGTAGAGTCAGGAGGTCCACAGCCAGGTGTAGGATGTGCAGGAAGAGGAATCATCACTTCGATCTCAATGCTTGAGCAACTAGGAGCATATACACCAGAGCTTGACTATGTTTTCTATGACGTACTTGGAGACGTTGTGTGTGGAGGATTTGCGATGCCGATAAGAGAAGGTAAAGCAGAAGAGGTATATATCGTTGCTTCAGGGGAATATATGGCACTTTATGCAGCAAACAATATCGCAAAATCAATCGCACAATATGGTAAACAGGGTAAAACAAGACTTGGTGGAATCATATGTAACTCAAGAAAAGTTGATAAAGAGTTAGAACTTCTTACTGAATTTGCAGGAAAATTAGGAAGCCAAATGATTCACTTTGTACCAAGAGACAACGTAGTACAGAGAGCAGAAATTCATAAAAATGTAGTTGTAAACTATGAGCCTGAATGTCAGCAAGCTGATGAGTATAGACAATTAGCAAAGAACATTGACGAGAACGAAATGCTTGTAATACCTACTCCTCTCACTACAGATGAATTGGAATCACTAATGATGGATTACGGATTCATGGAAGTATAA
- the tsaB gene encoding tRNA (adenosine(37)-N6)-threonylcarbamoyltransferase complex dimerization subunit type 1 TsaB, with product MLALAIDTSTKSGTVALYHKEKGLVAELNLNVNLNHSDTVMSAIDALFELSGNSIKDIERIAVSIGPGSFTGIRVGVGTAKGLAYSLKVPLVGINELDAIANLAPHTSKRIISLIDARKERVYYAEYAYGNEDRLERKTDYKDGDLRSILEGYRGEEVLFLGDGSIHYRELIKDIMGDKCFFTSNSLSLPRASVMAEISFDMPEDNVFQLEPFYLSKTQAERNREKNNKNNN from the coding sequence ATGTTGGCTTTAGCAATTGATACATCTACAAAGTCTGGAACAGTGGCTTTATATCATAAGGAAAAGGGCCTTGTTGCAGAACTAAACTTAAATGTAAACTTGAATCATTCTGATACTGTGATGAGTGCCATAGATGCTCTTTTTGAGCTTTCGGGAAACAGTATAAAAGATATAGAAAGAATTGCAGTTAGTATAGGTCCCGGGTCTTTTACAGGAATAAGAGTGGGAGTAGGTACTGCAAAGGGGCTAGCTTATTCGCTAAAAGTTCCTTTGGTGGGAATAAATGAGCTAGATGCAATAGCTAATCTAGCGCCTCATACCTCTAAGAGGATAATTTCCCTGATAGATGCCAGGAAAGAAAGGGTCTATTATGCAGAATATGCCTATGGCAATGAGGACAGGCTAGAGAGAAAAACCGACTATAAGGACGGTGATCTAAGGAGCATACTAGAGGGGTATAGAGGTGAAGAGGTACTGTTCTTAGGTGATGGCAGCATCCATTATAGAGAACTGATAAAAGATATTATGGGTGATAAATGTTTTTTTACAAGTAATTCACTATCTCTTCCTAGAGCTTCTGTTATGGCTGAAATCTCCTTTGACATGCCCGAAGACAATGTTTTTCAGCTAGAGCCATTTTATCTGAGCAAAACCCAGGCCGAAAGAAACAGAGAGAAAAATAATAAAAATAACAATTGA
- the tsaE gene encoding tRNA (adenosine(37)-N6)-threonylcarbamoyltransferase complex ATPase subunit type 1 TsaE yields the protein MEKTVSFEELDKLAVDLADFSRENDVIALIGDLGTGKTTFVKTLAKELGIDENIKSPTFNYVLEHHGGRLPLYHFDVYRLADPEEVYEVGYEDYLNNGGLVVIEWADIIERELPKEYIEIKLYYHDDDSRKISVKFLGNQERERELFKYVGFSN from the coding sequence ATGGAAAAAACAGTTTCATTTGAAGAACTGGATAAACTGGCAGTGGACCTGGCAGATTTTTCAAGAGAAAATGACGTGATAGCTCTTATCGGGGACTTAGGGACTGGAAAAACAACCTTTGTCAAGACCCTTGCAAAAGAGCTAGGTATAGATGAAAATATAAAAAGCCCCACTTTTAACTATGTGTTAGAACATCACGGTGGGAGGCTTCCCCTATACCATTTTGATGTGTACAGACTCGCCGACCCTGAAGAGGTGTATGAGGTGGGCTATGAGGATTACCTCAACAACGGTGGCCTTGTTGTAATCGAGTGGGCAGATATTATAGAGAGAGAACTACCTAAGGAATATATTGAGATAAAACTATATTATCACGATGATGATAGCAGAAAAATCTCTGTTAAATTTCTAGGGAACCAAGAAAGAGAAAGAGAGTTGTTTAAATATGTTGGCTTTAGCAATTGA
- the rfaE2 gene encoding D-glycero-beta-D-manno-heptose 1-phosphate adenylyltransferase codes for MKRVLERKEAAELVCEIKKEGKKAVFTNGCFDILHVGHLRYLNEAKDQGDVLIVGVNSDESVRRLKGPTRPINSQEDRAEMLTGLKAVDYAVIFTEDTPVEIIDELKPSIHVKGGDYKKEDLPETEVVERNGGEVRILTLVDGKSTSNVVNKIMDKKQ; via the coding sequence TTGAAGAGAGTATTAGAGAGAAAAGAAGCAGCAGAATTGGTGTGTGAAATAAAAAAAGAGGGAAAGAAAGCCGTATTTACAAATGGTTGTTTTGATATACTGCATGTGGGACACTTGAGATACCTAAATGAAGCAAAGGATCAGGGAGATGTCCTCATAGTAGGAGTAAACTCAGATGAATCAGTAAGAAGACTAAAGGGACCTACAAGACCTATAAACTCACAGGAAGACAGGGCAGAGATGCTGACTGGTCTAAAGGCGGTGGACTATGCAGTGATCTTTACAGAGGATACACCTGTTGAGATAATAGATGAGCTAAAACCATCTATCCATGTAAAGGGTGGAGACTACAAAAAAGAGGATCTTCCTGAGACAGAGGTAGTGGAAAGAAACGGAGGAGAGGTAAGAATACTTACCCTTGTAGATGGTAAATCCACCAGCAATGTGGTTAATAAGATCATGGACAAAAAGCAGTAG
- a CDS encoding CoA pyrophosphatase has translation MEYSEILKKLEYKDSTIISRDKYFNSAVMAVICKIDGEEYFVLQKRAKNISQGGEISFPGGKYEESDISFLETAIRETEEELGVSREKIKVLGKIGTLIIPTGVIVESYAGIIDIDNIDDFEINKDEVERLLLVPLKFFMENKPRIERITIKFHPYYEENGVVKEFPAKELGLPERYFKPWEGKPRQVYFYSYDGEAIWGITAEIIIEVTNMLREIEVEKSMGIL, from the coding sequence ATGGAATACAGTGAGATATTGAAAAAACTTGAATATAAAGACAGTACCATTATATCCCGGGACAAGTATTTTAATTCTGCAGTTATGGCGGTGATCTGTAAGATAGACGGGGAAGAATATTTTGTCCTTCAAAAAAGAGCTAAAAACATAAGTCAGGGAGGAGAGATAAGCTTTCCTGGGGGGAAATATGAAGAGAGTGACATCAGCTTTTTAGAGACTGCAATAAGAGAAACTGAGGAAGAGCTTGGGGTTTCCAGGGAAAAAATAAAGGTATTGGGTAAAATAGGCACTTTAATTATTCCCACAGGAGTCATTGTTGAATCCTATGCAGGAATAATCGATATAGATAATATAGACGATTTTGAAATCAATAAAGATGAAGTAGAAAGACTTCTCTTGGTTCCCTTGAAATTTTTTATGGAAAATAAGCCTAGAATAGAGAGAATAACCATAAAATTTCATCCCTATTATGAGGAGAACGGTGTTGTTAAGGAGTTCCCTGCAAAGGAGTTGGGACTTCCTGAAAGATATTTTAAGCCGTGGGAGGGTAAACCTAGACAGGTCTATTTTTACAGCTATGACGGAGAAGCTATCTGGGGAATCACTGCTGAGATAATAATAGAAGTGACAAATATGCTAAGAGAAATTGAAGTTGAGAAATCAATGGGGATATTGTAA
- a CDS encoding glycogen/starch/alpha-glucan phosphorylase, producing MHLDKEKIIGGIKRYLKVDWGKSLKEAEDFEVYQALAKTVMEGIAENWEKTSEEYKKGKQAFYLSAEFLMGRALGNNLMNIGMLHEVKKVLKELGMEYNQIEEAEDDAGLGNGGLGRLAACFMDSLATLNLPGQGYGIRYKNGIFTQKFEEGFQKEYPENWLKYGDPWSVRKSSNEVIVEFGDQRVRAVPYDTPILGYGTDNVNTLRLWEAEPINDLNLDAFNAQEYEEAVQEKNKAENISRILYPNDSTNEGKKLRLKQQYFFASASLQDILRSFKKIHGKDYEKLVDYVAIQLNDTHPVIAIPEMMRLLYDVEGISWTRAWNIVENIFSYTNHTILKEALEKWWIEPYREVLPRIYDITYRIHIELLQSLEKQYPEDRKKHLKMSVIQGDLIHMAWMAIYGSKTINGVAELHTELLKNQELKEWYKLYPKKFQNKTNGITQRRWLLFSNEELSTFITKLIEDEWITDLSQLKKLEKYKDDKKILDKFLEIKNLKKTQLSNHLKKVQGIDIDTNSIFDVQVKRLHEYKRQLLNIFHIMDLYNKIKENPDMDIYPVTYIFGAKAAPGYFRAKGVIKLINEVAKAVNNDPLVKGRIKVVFVENYRVSLAEKIFPAADVSEQISTAGKEASGTGNMKFMINGALTLGTLDGANVEIAQEAGLENSYIFGLKVEDINELKEKGYDPSKEYESVEGLKKVVDSLIDGTYSDGGTGMFQELYDSLLKGASWHKPDQYFVLKDFAEYREIQRRVNIEYRNRKEWARKALINIANGGKFSSDRTIAQYAKEIWGIEAKKI from the coding sequence ATGCATTTAGATAAAGAAAAAATAATAGGTGGAATAAAAAGATATCTAAAGGTTGATTGGGGAAAATCTTTAAAAGAAGCAGAAGATTTTGAAGTGTATCAGGCTCTCGCTAAGACGGTAATGGAGGGAATAGCTGAAAACTGGGAAAAAACATCGGAAGAATACAAAAAGGGGAAACAGGCTTTTTATTTATCTGCTGAATTTCTTATGGGAAGGGCACTTGGGAATAACCTTATGAATATAGGTATGCTTCATGAGGTAAAAAAAGTTTTAAAAGAGTTGGGGATGGAATACAATCAGATAGAGGAGGCAGAAGATGATGCCGGCCTTGGAAATGGTGGACTAGGAAGACTGGCAGCATGTTTTATGGACTCCTTGGCAACCCTTAACCTACCTGGACAGGGCTATGGTATAAGATATAAAAACGGAATTTTCACACAGAAATTTGAAGAGGGCTTTCAAAAAGAGTATCCTGAAAACTGGCTGAAATACGGAGACCCATGGTCTGTGAGAAAATCTAGTAACGAGGTTATTGTGGAATTCGGAGATCAAAGGGTTCGGGCAGTTCCCTACGACACCCCTATATTAGGCTATGGAACAGATAATGTAAATACCCTTAGACTGTGGGAGGCTGAGCCTATCAATGACTTGAACTTAGACGCCTTTAATGCACAGGAATATGAAGAGGCTGTCCAGGAAAAAAACAAGGCTGAAAATATATCGAGGATACTTTATCCAAATGATTCCACCAACGAAGGGAAAAAGCTAAGGTTGAAACAGCAGTATTTTTTTGCATCGGCTTCACTGCAGGATATATTGAGAAGTTTCAAGAAAATACACGGAAAAGATTATGAAAAACTTGTAGATTACGTGGCTATACAGTTAAATGACACCCATCCTGTAATTGCCATACCTGAGATGATGAGGCTACTTTATGATGTAGAGGGGATAAGCTGGACAAGGGCTTGGAACATAGTGGAAAACATTTTCTCTTATACTAACCATACGATTTTGAAAGAGGCCCTTGAAAAATGGTGGATAGAGCCTTACAGAGAGGTGCTTCCTAGAATTTATGACATAACCTACAGAATCCATATAGAACTTCTTCAGTCTTTGGAAAAACAATACCCTGAGGACAGAAAGAAGCATCTGAAAATGTCTGTTATCCAGGGAGACCTTATACACATGGCTTGGATGGCTATATACGGGTCAAAAACTATAAACGGAGTTGCAGAACTTCATACAGAGCTACTAAAAAATCAAGAACTGAAAGAGTGGTACAAGCTTTATCCGAAAAAATTTCAGAATAAAACCAACGGGATAACCCAGAGAAGGTGGCTTCTTTTTTCAAATGAGGAGCTTTCAACTTTTATCACCAAACTGATAGAAGATGAATGGATAACTGATCTTTCCCAGCTGAAAAAACTAGAAAAATATAAAGATGATAAAAAAATATTAGATAAGTTTCTCGAGATAAAAAATCTCAAAAAAACCCAGCTTTCAAATCACCTGAAAAAAGTTCAGGGAATCGATATAGATACAAACTCCATTTTCGACGTACAGGTAAAGAGGCTTCATGAGTATAAGAGACAGCTTCTCAATATATTTCATATAATGGATCTCTATAACAAGATAAAAGAGAATCCAGATATGGACATCTATCCTGTGACCTATATATTCGGTGCCAAGGCGGCTCCGGGGTATTTTAGGGCAAAGGGGGTTATAAAATTAATAAATGAGGTGGCAAAAGCTGTAAATAACGATCCTCTTGTAAAAGGTAGGATAAAGGTTGTTTTTGTGGAAAACTACAGGGTCTCTCTTGCTGAAAAGATATTCCCGGCGGCAGATGTATCAGAACAGATATCCACTGCGGGAAAAGAGGCATCAGGAACCGGAAACATGAAATTTATGATAAACGGTGCCTTGACTCTAGGAACCTTAGATGGTGCCAATGTAGAAATAGCCCAAGAGGCAGGGCTTGAAAACAGTTATATTTTCGGACTCAAGGTAGAAGATATAAATGAATTAAAGGAAAAGGGGTACGATCCGTCAAAAGAATATGAATCTGTAGAGGGTCTTAAAAAAGTAGTGGACAGCCTCATAGACGGAACCTACAGTGATGGCGGGACAGGGATGTTTCAGGAACTTTATGACTCCCTATTAAAAGGGGCTAGCTGGCATAAGCCGGATCAGTATTTTGTCCTTAAAGATTTCGCAGAATACCGAGAAATACAGAGAAGAGTCAATATAGAATACAGAAACAGGAAAGAGTGGGCAAGAAAGGCCTTGATAAACATAGCTAACGGAGGGAAATTCTCCTCTGACAGGACGATCGCCCAGTATGCCAAGGAGATATGGGGTATAGAGGCTAAAAAAATATAG